AAAACAGCAGCGCAGTTAAATATTGTTTCAAGTGTTCAACAAAAGTTCAACGGTGCGTATgattgatatatgtatatactttgaTTTTCAGCTCAGAACCCAAAGGGGACAGAGACTATTTGATATgtgacaaaatttttaatacgtTAAGAcattaaacttggtatgtTTGGCATGTAAGTGTCCTAAATAGATCCagtttgttttagaaatttaCCAAGCCTCATGTGTcccaaatttaaagtttttaaagctATGACGAAACTTGTATTCTACATCtatagttattttaatatttttacgaATACTGGGCATTTAACAGTCGAACACCTCGAGTGTGGAGTTCTTACTTGTTTAACTTGTATTAGTAAAGACAACAGTGTCAACAAAGACGCAACAAAAACACAggatacattttaaaaacataacaacCATGTAtggtatgtatgtacgtgtgtatgatgtgcttgtgtgtgtgtgtgtgtgctgtgaaTTGCCtgaataaatagaaatttcaTTGTGGTCTGGGTAAACTTTGTTGTAGGTTTACGAGCTCGTATCAATTAAGTCAAAAGATTTACCTTTTCTACTAACTACTCgtacttgccacttgccactttccACAGCTAACTGGCTTCGTTTGATTGCTCTGATGCATATTCCATCTTTTTGTTGAAACTTGTGTTGAGTTTATGCCTCGGGAATAATCGCCTTATGTTGTATAGCAAAGTAACtattaagcaaacaaataatagtataaaagaaatatgtagtatataaatatatgataaGTTTGAATTAATGGAACAAgtcttttgttattaattattttacaagcCCGCTTGTGTCTCTTACAGAATGGAATATGTAATTGTCAGTTGAAAAAATTCATAGcaattcttaaaatgttttacatattttaataaatttctaaaataataaaaaatatttggaattaGTTTGAAGTAAAAGATTATTTCATtagttttgaataaaaaagttgTACTAAAATGAactatatcagagatattttgactttaaatatacagaaattaatatcaaatttgataaaatatctatttgataaaatttaaagagaaATTGAGAAGTTGACGAAACTCAAATTGcttgatttatttaacaaatgatATGAAAACAGatatttatctaatttaacttaataatGAATTCATTAAATGTATCGAAACGACTATAGGCTAGTACACTACAATGTTAAAACGTTTACCTAcattgttattaataattaaataaattaattaaaataataatttatttatatttcgaaaTGTTTGCCTAATCAAACTTActgcaatgaaaatattaagccATAATTATGCAATCACCAAATGACATCAATGGAAATTTAAATGGGCATAGCGAACAATATACCTAtgctatgtatatatatatgtaatctATTACAAGTTCAGGCCTTAAGGCAATAGGATTTCCCCACCTTCTATACAAATCTATTTCAATGGGCTTCTGTTCaacaattttgattgattgtCTACTCAGTTGCTCATGCACGGGCAAATCTGTAAGAGATTGTTTCGCAAATTGCTAGCAGTTGAGTATAGACGattaaacatatgtatatataatcccgtttttatatttcatgcTGTAGTCGGAGTGTTATCTAATAGAAGGCTGCGCACACAACTGGGCATAAACAATTCACAAAGAAAAGGCAGGTAAGGGAAgggaaaatttatataaaaaatgtgctTATACAATCTGCTTTAACAAGCTGCAATTCACAATTCGCCTCAGTGTCACGAACGTAGATTCGGTGGGAGCAATGTAAAGTAACCAGGCATCCACACAAACacagcatacacacatacacctgcttagtgtgtgtgtgtgtgtgttgattgTACAAAGTAACCAAGCTCGTCAAGTCCTTGGTGACGTGTTGAGCGAAAGAATGAAACAAGCAACTTTGCCTGGGTGCAACGTTAGCAGAGCCAAGGAACAGTGAGGACACCAGTGGACACGGCACACCTGAGCTGTCAATGTTAAGGTACCACAGTGGTTGACAAACCGAAAAAAGTGCTTACAAATGAACTGATATTTTTCGTATATTCAAAGTCATTGTAACTGAAAATTACaaagtataaaattgaattataactAAACTGCAGTATCCTAAAACAAATTCTCATTATGCTGAACACTAACACAAAACTACTTAAGATCTGCTTTAAAATCCCTACGAATCCCAAGAATTTCCAACATCTGGCAATACTTAAACCAAGCAAATCATTCAATCTAAACCAACAGTGACATTCAATTAagaattatatacatttattctATGGTCCATTGCCAGTTTAACTATCCGTTTTAAGCTTGTAGAGCTTTagaattatacatttttctttaagaaTTTGCAGAATTCGTTTTGCTACCATCATTGCGTCAATCTGTACTTGGAATTAGCCCCATTGAAGCCAACAAGTCGTCTAGAAATTTCTCTAGCTACGGTCTGCTTACTTCATTGTCCTTTTCCTTCATTTCTTATCAACATCCCTTACATTTTTCCCCTTGGTCttcatcaatttaaaattttgtaattttctttaCGTTACTCTTGTCTTGCTATGgctttgttgttcttgttgttcttcttgttgatGTGTGGAGGTGGACACGTGCGCCACGTGCGTCTCTGGACTCTGTCGCTTACGGCTAACGGCTAACGGCTTATGGTTGTCCACGTTGGCCCCCAACGATACCATTGCGACACATTCTGTTGTCCTAGCAACATGCAAAGCTGCAGTTTTTTGATGCCCAAACACGTTCCCACATCCAAATACATTCACTTAGGTGTATGCATCGCATCTACAATTCCAGAACTACTAACAAAACTGCTTTACAATGAACGAATAGTGGATACCTTATTCAAGTCTAAACtactaatacaaaaaatagtttataaaattggaatttttttgctgttacaaaagtaattgttaattttggtACGGCAAAATACTAATACGATCAAATCGAATGAAGAATAGAGCAGTGAGAGTAAACATTTTCTTGTTCCTCTTTAATATATGGTAAATGTGGCTCAGATGCTATAAAGTGACGTACATCCACATCGGATTAATATAACGATATTTGTGgctattttaagttttaaagcaACGCACGCGCCTATAAGTAtgcattgattttaaaaaaacgttcaagttaaaattctgtagttaaattaacataaaaactatagatttcataataaatcttattttttgttgcaaatgaatatattttagttacaGTAAATGTTTAACTGAATGACACAGTTGATATACTCGTATCCTAGGCTTAGGTTAATATTTGTGACGTAttgagcagcaacagttgctgctgcgagATTCGCAGATCTGGGCTTGTCATAGCCAGACTAACAGCGGGGGCGGAGGGTAGCTCTGTTTAGCTGAGCGTAGTGCACTGCTCAAAGTGCAACGAGCCGTGTGTTAAGTGCTTCCCGCTGCCATtggcactcacactcacatttgcacacacacatacacactcacaaacacactgCCATTCAAAGAGAGACGGACACACACGCTCAGCTTATGTATTGACGCACTCGACGGCGCGATGAGAACACGTCAAAGGCCCAAAAGCCCCCGAAGCGAGTCCAAGTTGCAAGTGAGCTGCAGTCGCAGACGCAGTCAATAATTGAACGTTGACGCGAGCACATCGTGTGTTtggaatttaacaaaaaaacatagtacaaataaaagtgatcaattttattttatttaattagcaaACGAGCAAACGATCTTTTGGAATTAACAGCAGTATGGCATTGCGTACCGCAAATGTGATTTGGTTTCGCCATGGATTGCGACTTCATGATAATCCTGCCTTGCTGTCAGCCTTGTCCGACAGAGATCATGGCGTTGCATTAATACCCATATTCATATTCGATGGCGAAAGTGCAGGTAAGACTATCAAACTATCTAAAACTATAACTATTTGGCTCACTGAACCTTACAGTCTCTACGATTATGTTCATCAGTGTCCAACTATGAGCTAATAGTGCAATTCAGCGattttttgttacaaaatatttagttcGACATATCGCTTTTCTCTGCTCGTGCAAGCTAACTTGCTAACTCAGTTCGCACCGCTTGAGGGAAAGCCAGCGGCATATCGGTAGCGGGTACTGCAAGTACTGCGAGTACCCGTgatcgtactcgtactcgtactcgttctTGCTCTCCGACAATGCGTTCTAATTCAATTTGTGAGAGAACGCGAGAGGGAAAGAGAATACTGGCGTAAGCTACAAAATCGAATGCAGTTTGCTTCTCAGAGAGTCTTTGTTTGATAAGATACATGTAATTGTATATTCACttgtatatacatagatatattaatatataggTATTGCGAAATGCCGGCAAAAACATGCaattaaatggaaacaaaAATTACTATATAAATTTGGATGCCCAGTCGAggcttttaatacaaattgcaaTACGATTTTAGCGAGCTTTATTCATTACAAAGCATCTAGACTTTGATTtcgataataataatgttctAAATTCGAAAACCATAGTCATTTAACTGgaaattaagatatttttccaagcagcaaattaaaaaattacttaaatgaTTAATTGAGATGTATCTTTAGACATCATTCTATATTAAGACGCGGTTTTAAAAGAATACATATCGCTCATATGCTTTAAGACTGTCAATACTTCAAAAACACGCAAGCCTCCTCTAAAAATAAggaattttagaaattatattaaataaacatatttacgCAATATCTAAAAGGATATAAAGAATAAactaatttgttttgattatgcCATGATCGAACATGAATCactatactaaaaataaagcatGAACGGAAAGGAATAgatgaataataaaacaaaaaatttaaaaccatcatattttattttttagctataTTAGAGTTACTTTCTTCTTCtgatacaaaaattaataaattttttgcactTGAAATTACCCATACGCACTGTTGACTTGAGaattgtttcaaattaaaatctattttaatttatttctaaggCACCAAAAGCGTTGGATTTAATCGAATGCGCTTCCTTCTGGACTCGTTGGAGGACATTGATAAGCAGTTGCAGTCGGAGACGGATGGACGTGGTCGTCTGCTCATTTGCCAGGGTCAGCCGGTCCAAATCTTTCGGCGTCTAAGCGAGCAGGTGCGTCTTCACAAAATCTGCGTGGAGCAGGATTGTGAGCCCATTTGGAATGAGCGGGACGAGTCTATGAAGAAACTTTGCAAGGAGTTGGGCTTTGAATATGTGGAGAAGGTTTCCCACACGCTATGGAATCCACGCACCGTAATCGAAACGAATGGCGGAATTGCACCGCTGACCTATCAAATGTTCCTGgtaagttgctgctgctggcatgTAGACTTTGATGATATTCATCAGCTATATTCTGCGTCAGCACACAGTGCAAATTGTTGGGCTGCCTCCGCGGCCTGTACATGATCCGCACTTTGGGGGCGTCAGCTTCGTTCAGTTGTCGCCAGAGTTGCGGCGAGATCTTGGCTGTTTCGAGCAGACGCCGTCGCCGGAGCATTTTAACATCTACAGCGATAACATGGGGTACCTGGCCAAGACCAAGTGGGTTGGAGGAGAGACCCAGGCGCTGACACTGCTGGGCGAGCGCCTTAAGGTGGAACAGCATGCCTTCGAACGGGGCTACTATCTGCCCAATCAGGCTAGGCCCAATATTTTGGACACACCCAAATCGATGAGTGCCCATCTGCGCT
The genomic region above belongs to Drosophila innubila isolate TH190305 chromosome 3R unlocalized genomic scaffold, UK_Dinn_1.0 2_E_3R, whole genome shotgun sequence and contains:
- the LOC117790720 gene encoding cryptochrome-1 — its product is MALRTANVIWFRHGLRLHDNPALLSALSDRDHGVALIPIFIFDGESAGTKSVGFNRMRFLLDSLEDIDKQLQSETDGRGRLLICQGQPVQIFRRLSEQVRLHKICVEQDCEPIWNERDESMKKLCKELGFEYVEKVSHTLWNPRTVIETNGGIAPLTYQMFLHTVQIVGLPPRPVHDPHFGGVSFVQLSPELRRDLGCFEQTPSPEHFNIYSDNMGYLAKTKWVGGETQALTLLGERLKVEQHAFERGYYLPNQARPNILDTPKSMSAHLRFGCLSVRRFYWSVHDLFKNVQLRACVRGVQMSGGAHITGQLIWREYFYTMSVNNPQYGCMEGNEICLNIPWAKPNEDQLERWRLGQTGFPLIDGAMRQLLAEGWLHHTLRNTVATFLTRGGLWQNWEVGVQHFLKYLLDADWSVCAGNWMWVSSSAFERLLDSSLVTCPVALAKRLDPNGLYIKQYVPELKNVPKEFIHEPWRMSAEQQENYECLIGVHYPKRILDLSLATKRNMLAMKNLRDSLITPPPHCQPSNEKEVRQFFWLAD